From the Thermanaerothrix sp. genome, one window contains:
- a CDS encoding Na/Pi cotransporter family protein — translation MSFKILLQLLGGVGMLIYGIKVMGDSLQNLAGDRLRRLIAKLTGTPVRGVIVGTAVTTIIQSSSATTVMVVSFVHAGLMTLYQAFGVIMGANIGTTVTAQIMAFKITDIAYLCVVVGAFLFLMAKTKRPREIGAGLAGFGILFIGMHIMGDSMSFLKGREDLFMPFRHHPVWAVFAGTVVTMIIQSSSATVGLTMAMAAQGFMPLNVAIAFILGDNIGTTITAVLASLGGNRSAKQAAACHVMFNVIGTLIMLPLLPWYSKLMALTASDISRQVANAHTFFNVANTLIFLPFVRPYVNLVRRIVPDDGAVKSYGPAFLERNLISASPAAALDALKKEMVRMGYFAKSMLEGCRGAIVNWSDSSASDVLNTEKIVNELTHEIVRYGTELGQKGLSSDLSFLLNSCINGVGDIERMGDHSTNLVEMYQYMREHNLRFTDSAMREFEEMFSLVYEAVSKSIEALDKEDLCLAGEVMELEDRVDEMEKRLRARHIDRLNHGKCNPGAGVVFIDILSNLERVGDHAHNLACVVMDMAKVRGQEVCEA, via the coding sequence ATGTCCTTCAAGATCCTTCTTCAGCTCTTGGGCGGAGTGGGGATGTTGATTTACGGAATAAAGGTTATGGGAGATTCCCTGCAGAACCTTGCGGGGGATCGGCTGAGGCGTCTTATAGCCAAGCTCACCGGAACTCCCGTTAGGGGGGTCATCGTGGGCACTGCTGTTACCACCATAATTCAGAGCAGCAGCGCCACCACCGTAATGGTGGTTAGCTTCGTTCATGCGGGCCTCATGACACTTTATCAGGCCTTCGGGGTGATAATGGGGGCCAACATAGGCACCACCGTCACAGCCCAGATAATGGCCTTCAAGATAACCGACATCGCCTACCTGTGCGTGGTGGTGGGGGCCTTCCTCTTCCTCATGGCCAAGACAAAGCGCCCGCGGGAGATAGGGGCGGGCCTTGCGGGCTTCGGCATCCTCTTCATAGGGATGCACATCATGGGAGACTCCATGTCGTTCCTCAAGGGGCGGGAGGACCTCTTCATGCCCTTCCGACATCACCCGGTTTGGGCGGTCTTCGCCGGCACCGTGGTTACGATGATCATCCAGTCCAGCTCCGCCACCGTGGGGCTTACCATGGCCATGGCGGCCCAGGGCTTCATGCCCCTCAACGTGGCCATAGCCTTCATCCTGGGGGACAACATAGGGACCACCATAACGGCGGTCTTGGCCTCCCTGGGGGGCAACCGGTCCGCCAAGCAGGCGGCGGCTTGTCATGTGATGTTCAACGTCATAGGCACCCTCATCATGCTCCCCCTGCTACCCTGGTACTCCAAGCTCATGGCCCTTACCGCGTCGGACATATCAAGGCAGGTGGCCAACGCCCATACCTTCTTCAACGTGGCAAACACTCTGATATTCCTCCCCTTTGTGAGGCCCTACGTTAACCTCGTAAGGCGCATAGTCCCCGACGACGGGGCGGTTAAGTCCTATGGGCCCGCGTTCCTGGAGCGGAACCTCATATCCGCCTCCCCCGCCGCCGCCTTGGACGCCCTCAAGAAGGAGATGGTGCGGATGGGCTACTTCGCCAAGTCCATGCTTGAGGGCTGCAGGGGAGCCATAGTCAACTGGAGCGACTCCAGCGCCAGCGACGTCCTTAACACCGAGAAGATAGTGAACGAACTCACCCATGAGATAGTCCGCTATGGGACGGAGCTTGGACAGAAGGGGCTTTCCTCAGACCTGTCGTTTCTCCTCAACTCCTGCATAAACGGTGTGGGTGATATAGAGCGCATGGGGGACCACTCCACCAACCTGGTGGAGATGTATCAGTACATGAGGGAGCATAACCTCAGGTTCACCGATTCCGCCATGAGGGAGTTCGAGGAGATGTTCTCGCTGGTTTACGAGGCGGTTAGCAAGAGCATCGAGGCCCTCGACAAGGAGGACCTGTGTCTGGCCGGCGAGGTTATGGAGCTGGAGGACCGGGTGGACGAGATGGAGAAGCGCCTTAGGGCCCGGCACATAGACAGGCTCAACCACGGCAAGTGCAACCCGGGAGCTGGAGTTGTGTTCATCGACATCCTGAGCAACCTTGAGAGGGTTGGGGACCATGCCCACAACCTGGCCTGCGTGGTCATGGACATGGCCAAGGTCAGGGGGCAGGAGGTGTGCGAGGCTTGA
- a CDS encoding undecaprenyl-diphosphate phosphatase produces MRGLMFMYPVLLGLIQGFAEFLPISSSGHLALVQIFLGLKGPQMGFDLMLHMATLLAVVVYFASDMLRFLRDFFLGFLSEEARSSDGWRYGWAVMAGTVVTALVGLPLKPLVEAASQSSLWVGGGLVVTGMVLTLSRFVPQGSKGVGLMVGLVVGLAQGVAVMPGISRSGSTIVAALFMGLSPLEAFRFSFLLSIPAVLGATLVEMLDGGGYYAFLSSLPTGWPLGFVAAAVAGLLSLMALRRVSLFRAWWMFGAYCLVVGAAVVGFSLIGV; encoded by the coding sequence GTGCGAGGCTTGATGTTTATGTATCCGGTGTTGCTGGGGCTGATCCAGGGTTTTGCAGAGTTCCTGCCCATAAGCAGCTCCGGGCATTTGGCGCTGGTGCAGATCTTCTTAGGCCTTAAGGGCCCCCAGATGGGCTTCGACCTGATGCTGCACATGGCCACCCTCCTTGCGGTGGTGGTGTACTTTGCCTCCGACATGCTGCGGTTCCTCCGGGACTTCTTCCTGGGGTTCCTCTCCGAGGAGGCCCGGTCCTCCGACGGATGGAGGTACGGCTGGGCAGTCATGGCTGGTACCGTGGTGACTGCCCTGGTGGGGTTGCCCCTCAAGCCCCTGGTGGAGGCCGCGTCCCAAAGCTCCCTTTGGGTGGGAGGCGGTTTGGTGGTGACTGGGATGGTGCTTACCCTTTCCCGCTTCGTCCCCCAGGGCTCCAAAGGGGTGGGGCTCATGGTGGGGCTTGTGGTGGGCCTAGCCCAAGGTGTGGCGGTCATGCCCGGCATATCAAGATCCGGCAGCACCATAGTGGCGGCCCTCTTCATGGGGCTTTCGCCACTGGAGGCCTTCAGGTTCTCGTTCCTCTTATCGATCCCCGCGGTGCTGGGAGCCACCCTGGTTGAGATGCTGGACGGGGGTGGATACTACGCCTTCCTCTCGTCCCTTCCTACTGGATGGCCCCTTGGGTTTGTGGCCGCCGCCGTTGCCGGGCTCCTCTCCCTGATGGCCCTAAGGCGGGTATCCCTTTTCAGGGCCTGGTGGATGTTCGGCGCCTACTGCTTGGTCGTAGGCGCCGCCGTGGTGGGGTTCTCCCTGATCGGTGTCTAA
- a CDS encoding Maf family protein: MRLILASGSPRRRELIAGLGWDFQVLTSQVDESPLPGESPEDMVLRLSLAKARDVAFKVPGAVVIGADTVVDLDGQILGKPRDRNDGLRMLMALQGRSHRVHTGVSVVMDDKHVWGGETTIVKFRPLSLHDAMCYISTGEGDDKAGSYAIQGKGAMLVESVEGCYFNVVGLPILRLSRLLEELGFSLSDQLGGVAL; this comes from the coding sequence ATGAGGTTGATATTGGCGTCCGGCAGCCCCAGGAGGAGGGAGCTGATCGCCGGGTTGGGATGGGACTTCCAGGTTTTGACATCCCAGGTGGACGAGTCGCCCCTCCCCGGGGAATCGCCGGAGGATATGGTTCTTAGACTGTCCCTGGCCAAGGCCAGGGACGTGGCTTTCAAGGTTCCTGGCGCCGTTGTGATAGGCGCCGACACGGTGGTGGACCTGGACGGCCAAATACTTGGGAAGCCCAGGGACAGGAACGATGGGCTTAGGATGCTGATGGCCCTTCAGGGAAGGTCCCATAGGGTGCACACCGGGGTGTCTGTGGTGATGGATGATAAGCACGTGTGGGGGGGTGAGACCACCATCGTCAAGTTCCGGCCCCTGTCGCTTCATGACGCCATGTGCTATATCAGCACCGGCGAGGGGGACGACAAGGCTGGAAGCTACGCTATCCAGGGCAAGGGTGCCATGCTGGTGGAGTCCGTTGAGGGATGCTATTTCAACGTGGTGGGGCTTCCTATCCTTAGGCTGAGCCGCCTTCTTGAGGAGCTGGGTTTTAGCCTTTCTGACCAGCTTGGGGGTGTTGCCTTATGA